In Sphingomonas psychrotolerans, the following proteins share a genomic window:
- a CDS encoding response regulator transcription factor, protein MTATIALVDDDRNILTSVSIALQTEGFLTRVYSDGESALKALIENPPDLAVLDIKMPKMDGLELLRRLREKSAIPVIFLTSKDDELDEALGLAMGADDYIAKPFSQRLLIARIRAILRRTEAAQPSTDGGEQAPAEILERGRLTMDPARHRVTWGGTNVTLTVTEFLILETLAQRPGIVKTRNQLMDAAYQDDIYVDDRTIDSHIKRVRRKFRQVDPEFDAIETLYGAGYRFSDE, encoded by the coding sequence ATGACCGCGACGATCGCGCTGGTCGATGACGACCGCAACATCCTGACCTCGGTTTCGATCGCGCTCCAGACCGAGGGGTTCCTCACGCGCGTCTATTCGGACGGCGAAAGCGCGTTGAAGGCGCTGATCGAGAACCCGCCCGATCTGGCGGTGCTCGACATCAAGATGCCAAAGATGGACGGGCTCGAACTGCTGCGGCGGCTGCGCGAGAAGAGCGCGATCCCGGTGATCTTCCTCACCAGCAAGGATGACGAGCTCGACGAGGCGTTAGGGCTGGCGATGGGCGCCGATGATTATATTGCCAAGCCGTTCAGCCAGCGGCTGCTGATCGCCCGCATTCGCGCGATCCTGCGGCGCACCGAAGCGGCCCAGCCGAGCACCGACGGCGGCGAGCAGGCGCCGGCGGAGATCCTCGAGCGCGGCCGGCTGACGATGGATCCCGCGCGCCACCGCGTCACCTGGGGCGGCACCAACGTCACGCTGACCGTCACCGAATTCCTGATCCTCGAAACGCTCGCCCAGCGCCCCGGAATCGTCAAAACGCGCAACCAGCTGATGGATGCCGCCTATCAGGACGACATCTACGTCGACGACCGCACCATAGACAGCCACATCAAACGCGTGCGGCGCAAATTCCGGCAGGTCGACCCGGAATTCGATGCTATCGAAACGCTGTATGGCGCCGGTTATCGCTTCTCGGACGAATAA
- a CDS encoding HPr kinase/phosphorylase: protein MPEIRLSEVSSETVHGTCVAIGSRAVLIEGRSGEGKSDLALRLIDRGAALVADGQVICQRQEGALIACAPTHLAGRIEVRGLGIIEMPNVERVPVELLIVILDAPPRFPEDPRTRRIAGVNVPVLALAALEPSAPIKVELALKQAAR from the coding sequence ATGCCTGAGATCCGGCTTTCAGAGGTTTCTTCGGAGACAGTCCATGGCACCTGCGTCGCGATCGGCAGCCGCGCGGTGTTGATCGAGGGCCGCTCAGGCGAGGGCAAGTCCGATCTCGCGCTCCGGCTGATCGACCGCGGCGCGGCACTTGTCGCCGACGGCCAGGTGATCTGCCAGCGACAAGAGGGTGCGCTGATCGCCTGTGCGCCGACGCATCTTGCAGGGCGGATCGAAGTGCGCGGGCTGGGCATTATCGAGATGCCCAACGTAGAGCGCGTTCCGGTGGAACTGTTGATCGTGATCCTCGATGCCCCGCCCCGCTTTCCGGAGGATCCGCGAACGCGGCGGATCGCTGGTGTGAACGTGCCCGTGCTCGCGCTGGCTGCGCTCGAGCCGTCGGCGCCGATCAAGGTCGAACTCGCGCTCAAACAGGCGGCACGGTGA
- a CDS encoding phosphoenolpyruvate carboxykinase: MSITRTPRAGLDAQGIATGAQLFWNLETAPLVEHAVRRGEGRLAKDGPLVVTTGRHTGRSANDKFIVRDAETERNVWWGKTNKPMSPEHFAALEADFLAELAQRDILFVQDLYGGSQPEHRVNVRVINELAWHSLFIRTMLVRPEASELGGFAPEYTIIDLPSFRADPERHGTRSETVIAVNLTDKLILIGGTAYAGEMKKSVFGLLNYLLPPKRVMPMHCSANIGPNGDTAVFFGLSGTGKTTLSADASRTLIGDDEHGWSDTAVFNFEGGCYAKMIRLSPEAEPEIFATTKRFGTVLENVVMDSETRGLDLDDAGLAENSRGAYPIDFIPNTSAHNLGPVPRNIIFLTADAFGIMPPIARLTPEQAMYHFLSGYTAKVAGTEIGVTEPEATFSTCFGAAFMPRHPSEYGNLLKERIAKGGVDCWLVNTGWAGGMATDPGIKRMPIKLTRALLNAALDGSLSDAQYRIDPNFGFKVPVTVNGVDPSVLDPRQSWANKAQYDATAAKLVDLFNENFAQFADHVDEGVRQSAPRAPLPV; the protein is encoded by the coding sequence ATGTCGATCACGCGCACCCCGCGCGCCGGTCTCGATGCTCAGGGCATCGCGACCGGCGCTCAGCTATTCTGGAATCTGGAAACCGCGCCTTTGGTGGAGCATGCCGTGCGCCGTGGCGAAGGCAGGCTGGCCAAAGACGGACCTCTGGTGGTCACTACCGGCAGGCACACCGGCCGCTCTGCCAACGACAAGTTCATCGTCCGCGATGCGGAGACCGAGCGCAATGTCTGGTGGGGCAAGACCAACAAGCCGATGAGCCCGGAGCATTTCGCCGCGCTCGAGGCTGACTTTCTTGCCGAGCTGGCGCAGCGCGACATTCTTTTCGTCCAGGACCTCTATGGCGGTTCGCAGCCCGAACACCGCGTCAATGTGCGCGTGATCAACGAACTCGCGTGGCACAGCCTGTTCATCCGCACGATGCTGGTGCGGCCAGAGGCCAGCGAACTCGGCGGGTTCGCGCCCGAATACACCATCATCGACCTGCCGAGCTTTCGCGCCGACCCCGAGCGCCATGGCACGCGCAGCGAGACGGTGATTGCTGTCAATCTCACCGACAAGCTGATCCTGATCGGCGGCACGGCCTATGCCGGCGAGATGAAAAAGAGCGTGTTCGGATTGCTCAATTACCTGCTGCCGCCCAAGCGCGTAATGCCGATGCATTGCTCGGCCAATATCGGTCCTAACGGCGACACCGCCGTGTTCTTCGGCCTGTCAGGCACCGGCAAGACCACGCTCTCGGCCGACGCCAGCCGCACGCTGATCGGCGACGACGAGCATGGCTGGTCGGACACCGCGGTCTTCAATTTCGAAGGCGGCTGCTACGCCAAGATGATCCGGCTCTCGCCCGAGGCCGAGCCCGAGATCTTCGCAACGACGAAGCGCTTCGGCACGGTGCTCGAGAATGTCGTGATGGACAGCGAGACGCGCGGACTCGATCTGGACGATGCCGGCCTGGCGGAGAACAGCCGCGGCGCCTATCCGATCGACTTCATCCCAAATACTTCCGCACACAATCTTGGCCCGGTGCCGAGGAACATCATCTTCCTCACCGCCGACGCGTTCGGGATCATGCCGCCGATCGCCAGGCTGACCCCCGAGCAAGCGATGTATCACTTCCTCTCGGGCTACACCGCCAAGGTGGCGGGGACCGAGATCGGAGTGACCGAGCCCGAGGCGACCTTTTCGACCTGCTTCGGCGCCGCCTTCATGCCGCGCCACCCGTCAGAATATGGCAATCTGCTCAAGGAGCGCATCGCCAAAGGCGGCGTAGATTGCTGGCTGGTCAACACCGGCTGGGCAGGGGGCATGGCCACCGATCCCGGCATCAAGCGGATGCCGATCAAGCTGACCCGCGCGTTGCTCAACGCGGCGCTCGACGGCAGCCTGAGCGACGCCCAATACCGTATCGATCCGAATTTCGGGTTCAAGGTGCCGGTCACCGTGAATGGTGTGGACCCGTCGGTGCTCGACCCGCGCCAGAGCTGGGCCAACAAGGCGCAATATGACGCCACCGCGGCAAAGCTCGTCGATTTGTTCAACGAGAATTTCGCCCAGTTCGCCGATCATGTCGACGAAGGGGTGCGACAATCGGCGCCCCGCGCCCCGCTACCTGTCTGA
- a CDS encoding sensor histidine kinase, translated as MAPVIASRTNNERDLALKWSNRVSLTPRILAVNIFALALLGSGFFYLDSYRSRIVDSRVAQARGEVRLIAQAIASATPERRDLLVLSLARDTGTRIRLYDESGKLITDSHDLGLRNLVLRDPDKDPFNQSTARFLDAVIDTVAGADRAPLYRERRRDRGLDWPDVRTARETHGTPATVWRAPDRTPVITAAAPITQLGVVMTTVNARDITQTVRLERFRLSVVLAIVSLLSILLSLFLARTIVRPLRRLARAAVRVRLGRAREVIVPRLPERSDEIGMLARAISDMSQALRARIDATESFAADVTHELKNPLASLRSAVEGLSKVKDPQLQEQLLAIVRDDVHRLDRLITDISDASRLDAQLSRATFEPIDVGAMIAALLEQRATRGLPNGIRILFDRRPDLSLTVLGEGSRLERVFENLIENALSFSPEGGLVTISATRDGEMLVVRMEDEGPGVPEAARDSIFRRFHSVRPQSEAFGQHSGLGLAIARTIVEGHQGSISVETREDRLSGARFVVRLPLAECD; from the coding sequence ATGGCGCCGGTTATCGCTTCTCGGACGAATAACGAGCGCGACCTTGCGCTCAAATGGTCGAACCGCGTCAGCCTCACGCCGAGGATTCTCGCGGTCAACATCTTCGCGCTGGCCTTGCTCGGCAGCGGCTTCTTCTATCTCGATTCCTATCGCAGCCGGATCGTCGACAGCCGGGTGGCGCAGGCGCGCGGGGAGGTCCGGCTGATCGCGCAGGCGATCGCCTCGGCCACGCCCGAGCGGCGCGATCTGCTCGTACTCAGCCTCGCCCGCGATACCGGCACGCGGATCCGCCTCTATGACGAGAGCGGCAAGCTGATCACCGACAGCCATGATCTGGGGCTGCGCAATCTCGTGCTGCGCGATCCCGACAAGGATCCATTCAACCAGTCGACCGCGCGCTTCCTCGACGCCGTCATCGACACCGTCGCCGGAGCCGACCGCGCGCCGCTCTACCGCGAGCGCCGGCGCGATCGAGGGCTCGATTGGCCCGACGTACGGACCGCGCGCGAGACCCACGGCACGCCCGCGACGGTTTGGCGTGCGCCCGATCGCACCCCGGTGATCACTGCTGCGGCGCCGATCACCCAGCTCGGCGTGGTGATGACCACGGTCAATGCGCGCGACATCACACAGACCGTGCGGCTGGAGCGCTTCCGGTTGAGCGTGGTGCTCGCGATCGTCAGCCTGCTGTCGATCCTGCTCTCGCTGTTCCTCGCCCGGACGATCGTGCGCCCGCTGCGCCGGCTCGCCCGCGCGGCGGTGCGCGTTCGGCTCGGACGCGCCCGCGAAGTCATTGTCCCGCGGCTGCCCGAGCGCAGCGACGAAATCGGCATGCTGGCGCGCGCGATCTCGGACATGAGCCAGGCGTTGCGCGCGCGGATCGACGCCACCGAAAGCTTCGCTGCCGACGTAACGCATGAACTCAAGAACCCCCTCGCTTCGCTGCGTTCGGCCGTGGAGGGCTTGTCGAAAGTCAAGGATCCGCAGTTGCAGGAGCAGTTGCTCGCGATCGTGCGCGACGATGTGCATCGGCTCGACCGACTGATCACCGACATCTCCGACGCGTCACGGCTCGATGCCCAACTCAGCCGCGCGACGTTCGAGCCGATCGACGTGGGTGCAATGATCGCGGCATTGCTCGAGCAGCGTGCCACGCGGGGGCTGCCGAACGGCATCCGCATCCTGTTCGATCGTCGTCCGGATCTGTCGCTCACGGTACTCGGCGAAGGGTCGCGGCTGGAGCGCGTCTTCGAAAATCTGATCGAGAACGCCCTGTCTTTCTCGCCCGAAGGCGGGCTCGTCACGATCTCGGCGACGCGCGACGGCGAGATGCTGGTGGTGCGGATGGAGGACGAGGGGCCGGGCGTGCCCGAGGCGGCGCGCGACTCGATCTTCCGGCGATTTCACTCGGTGCGACCCCAGAGTGAAGCCTTTGGTCAGCATTCGGGGCTAGGCCTTGCCATCGCACGCACCATCGTCGAAGGCCATCAGGGGAGCATTTCAGTGGAAACGCGCGAGGATCGATTGAGTGGGGCCCGGTTCGTGGTACGACTGCCACTGGCGGAGTGCGACTGA